The following are encoded together in the Capsulimonas corticalis genome:
- a CDS encoding DUF2283 domain-containing protein, producing the protein MKVTYNPDEDKLRILFCNAPIQESEAHRAGLILDYDQNGRIVGLELSGASAHISRPHTVDFAERSPEGDLTASR; encoded by the coding sequence ATGAAAGTGACCTACAATCCCGACGAAGACAAGCTTCGTATCTTGTTCTGCAACGCGCCCATTCAAGAAAGCGAGGCGCACCGCGCCGGGCTGATTCTGGATTACGACCAGAATGGACGAATCGTCGGCCTGGAGCTAAGCGGCGCCTCCGCGCATATCTCGCGCCCCCACACCGTCGACTTCGCCGAACGCTCACCGGAAGGGGATCTCACGGCTTCCCGATAG